The proteins below are encoded in one region of Fretibacterium sp. OH1220_COT-178:
- a CDS encoding ankyrin repeat domain-containing protein produces MRSRLPLFIVFLLLFSPFSSDAASLTLSCALGDVAAVRSSLAGGIDPNIPDEYGLLPLYCTVRAGLDAPLSMHLEILRLLVAAGAEVDAPAPDGETPLVLSLRKGAPFTEVTDLLLELGADPNGLVQGERPLDAVVRGAASIRQLEALLSHGADVRLKNAQGCGPLISAVASPYPSPEKVRRLLDAGADVNESFTFHGDEGATPLMAAAAQGAPELVRVLLEHGALMSLSSRSGRTARDYALRAGREDNATLLR; encoded by the coding sequence TTTTCCCCGTTTTCTTCCGACGCGGCCTCACTTACCCTGTCCTGTGCCTTGGGCGATGTGGCGGCGGTTCGAAGCTCCCTTGCGGGGGGCATTGATCCGAACATTCCGGACGAATACGGCCTTTTGCCTCTGTACTGTACGGTTCGTGCGGGACTGGATGCTCCCCTTTCCATGCATCTCGAGATCCTCCGCCTTCTTGTGGCGGCCGGGGCCGAGGTCGATGCTCCGGCGCCGGATGGCGAAACGCCCCTCGTCCTTTCACTCCGGAAGGGGGCTCCTTTTACAGAGGTTACGGACCTCCTCCTCGAGCTGGGAGCGGACCCCAATGGCCTCGTGCAGGGGGAGCGCCCCCTTGATGCTGTGGTCCGTGGGGCGGCTTCGATTCGTCAACTGGAGGCTCTCCTGTCCCATGGTGCGGACGTCCGCCTGAAGAATGCGCAGGGATGCGGTCCCTTGATCTCGGCGGTTGCTTCTCCATATCCTTCCCCGGAGAAGGTCCGCCGCTTATTGGATGCCGGGGCCGATGTCAACGAAAGTTTTACTTTCCACGGGGACGAGGGGGCCACGCCGCTGATGGCCGCCGCCGCACAGGGAGCTCCGGAGCTTGTTCGGGTGTTGCTGGAACATGGCGCACTGATGTCTCTTTCGAGTCGGTCGGGCAGGACGGCGCGCGATTACGCCCTGAGAGCCGGGCGGGAGGACAACGCTACTCTGCT